A stretch of Longibacter salinarum DNA encodes these proteins:
- a CDS encoding PHP domain-containing protein, which yields MRRIFADLHTHTHRSDGVLSPTALIEKAAERGLKVVAITDHDTIAGLEEGRVAAEKHGLELLPGVELTVTISDNVVHLLGYAFDPSNDRLRTYLDAFSDGRRGRMQAMIDRLQDQGVTVTLDEVEDEAGPTAALGRPHLARILCRKGHAEGMQEAFDCYIGNDAPAYVAAPGRPAREAVDVIHEAGGFVSIAHPGQWMSGHVMRNLQRAGVDAIECISPSHPDYLVDYYKTKVQSSGLLMTGGSDYHGGSERRDERLGRLGLSEREWRPIARRWRGDGR from the coding sequence ATGCGCCGCATTTTTGCAGACCTGCACACGCACACCCATCGATCGGATGGCGTCCTGTCACCAACGGCACTTATCGAGAAGGCGGCGGAGCGGGGACTGAAGGTGGTCGCAATTACCGATCACGATACGATTGCAGGCCTAGAGGAAGGGAGAGTTGCGGCAGAAAAGCACGGACTTGAATTACTGCCCGGGGTCGAGCTCACCGTCACCATCTCGGACAATGTTGTGCACCTTTTGGGGTACGCGTTCGACCCATCGAACGACCGCCTACGAACATATTTGGATGCGTTCAGCGACGGCCGGCGCGGTCGAATGCAAGCGATGATCGATCGTCTTCAAGATCAGGGAGTGACGGTGACACTGGATGAGGTCGAGGATGAAGCGGGGCCAACAGCTGCCCTCGGCCGGCCGCATCTAGCACGGATTCTGTGCCGCAAGGGACATGCGGAGGGTATGCAGGAGGCGTTCGACTGCTACATTGGAAACGATGCTCCCGCTTACGTGGCTGCGCCTGGTCGACCGGCCAGGGAGGCCGTTGACGTCATCCACGAGGCCGGCGGATTCGTCTCGATTGCCCATCCGGGCCAGTGGATGTCGGGTCACGTCATGCGCAACCTGCAACGAGCCGGTGTAGACGCGATCGAATGTATCTCACCATCTCATCCGGATTACCTGGTCGACTACTACAAGACGAAGGTGCAATCTTCCGGGCTGCTCATGACAGGCGGATCTGACTATCATGGTGGGAGTGAGCGCCGCGATGAACGGCTGGGGCGTCTGGGCCTTTCAGAGCGAGAATGGAGGCCTATTGCTCGACGGTGGAGGGGCGATGGCAGATGA
- a CDS encoding HIT family protein, with protein MDRLWSPWRSTYVSDANDDTDHNDDASVFTALQQDGKEKGTDAEHLILWRGEHVFVIMNLYPYNNGHLLIVPYREIPSYIDLSTDEHHAIADAIDRCMMWLNAALEPEGFNVGMNVGRAAGAGIPEHLHVHVVPRWGGDTNFMPTTNETKVLPESLRQTYDKLSAVIAKTDGS; from the coding sequence ATGGATCGATTGTGGAGCCCCTGGCGCTCGACGTACGTTTCAGATGCAAATGATGATACCGACCACAACGACGACGCCTCCGTCTTTACGGCGCTGCAGCAGGACGGAAAGGAAAAGGGAACGGACGCCGAACATCTGATTCTCTGGCGTGGAGAGCACGTGTTTGTCATCATGAACCTGTATCCCTACAACAACGGGCATCTTCTCATCGTGCCGTATCGCGAGATCCCGTCGTACATCGACCTTTCGACGGACGAGCACCACGCGATTGCGGATGCGATCGACCGGTGCATGATGTGGCTTAACGCCGCCCTCGAGCCAGAGGGCTTCAATGTCGGAATGAACGTCGGGCGGGCGGCCGGTGCCGGCATTCCCGAGCATCTCCATGTTCACGTCGTGCCGCGATGGGGCGGCGACACGAACTTTATGCCCACAACGAACGAGACAAAGGTCCTCCCTGAATCGCTCCGACAGACCTACGATAAGCTCTCCGCCGTGATCGCAAAAACCGACGGATCGTGA
- a CDS encoding DUF72 domain-containing protein, producing the protein MSDAESDATTHRTPDQSIEDIRREVDDYRFDHVHPNARFGTASDRYGGWVGQIYPESAYATKISERKRRLGGEQFTERRVPVSSVRDYFDHFGCLEIDFTFYRPLLESDGSPSNNYGVLQNYLDHAPEDASFLLKAPQQFFARTLRRGGNYVDNEDFLDLDVYRRTFHEPALDLVGDRLAGIIFQQEYQRVRDSPSPEANVEALDDFFGPLGRDAQIHIELRSEHFLEPVYFDWLEERGLGHVFSHWTWLPQIRKQWTMSGERLTAANGEVVTRLLTPRNVKYADAYAQAYPFDKPVPEICDTEGARDMVLDVTALVYRAEAQNALVNIVANNRAWGNAPDLARAISHRILDEEEKRS; encoded by the coding sequence ATGTCTGACGCTGAAAGCGACGCCACCACCCATCGCACCCCGGATCAATCGATCGAAGACATCCGACGTGAGGTCGATGATTATCGCTTCGATCACGTCCACCCGAACGCTCGGTTCGGCACCGCAAGCGACCGGTACGGAGGCTGGGTCGGGCAGATTTATCCCGAGAGTGCGTACGCGACGAAAATTTCCGAGCGCAAGCGACGGTTGGGTGGTGAGCAGTTCACCGAGCGGCGGGTGCCCGTGAGCAGCGTACGGGACTACTTCGACCACTTCGGCTGCCTGGAGATTGACTTCACCTTCTACCGCCCTCTCCTCGAGAGTGACGGGTCTCCCTCGAACAACTACGGCGTCCTGCAGAATTACCTCGATCATGCCCCTGAGGATGCCTCTTTTTTGCTGAAAGCACCTCAGCAGTTTTTCGCGCGCACGCTTCGGCGCGGCGGCAATTACGTTGACAACGAGGATTTTCTTGACCTCGACGTGTACCGCCGAACATTTCACGAGCCGGCGCTCGACCTCGTCGGCGATCGGCTAGCGGGCATCATCTTCCAGCAGGAGTATCAGCGCGTGCGCGATAGCCCAAGCCCGGAAGCCAATGTCGAGGCCCTCGACGACTTCTTCGGCCCACTGGGTCGCGACGCACAGATCCACATCGAGCTTCGATCTGAGCACTTCCTCGAACCGGTGTACTTTGACTGGCTGGAGGAGCGCGGATTGGGGCATGTTTTCAGCCACTGGACGTGGCTTCCGCAAATTCGAAAGCAGTGGACCATGTCCGGGGAACGCCTCACGGCCGCGAATGGAGAGGTCGTCACGCGCCTTCTGACGCCCCGCAACGTGAAATACGCCGATGCCTACGCACAGGCGTACCCGTTCGACAAACCGGTGCCTGAGATCTGTGATACAGAGGGCGCCCGCGACATGGTGCTGGACGTGACCGCCCTGGTTTACCGCGCTGAGGCGCAGAATGCGCTGGTGAACATCGTCGCAAACAACCGGGCCTGGGGCAATGCGCCGGACCTGGCACGGGCCATCTCGCACCGCATCCTCGACGAGGAGGAGAAACGAAGCTGA
- the ruvX gene encoding Holliday junction resolvase RuvX, whose protein sequence is MSLLESTPRAVGVDIGTKRVGIARSDPLQVFSQVHGTFAPEAAVEELKRIHEEEGIRILVVGWPLSLDGEENDSTAFVDEFVEELREVISGVDVVRQDERFSSEIAKGALREAGVRQPGRYDKGRVDAAAAAVILQDYLDAR, encoded by the coding sequence GTGAGTTTACTCGAATCAACTCCACGAGCAGTCGGCGTGGATATCGGCACAAAGCGGGTTGGGATTGCCCGCTCAGATCCCTTGCAGGTCTTCTCTCAGGTTCACGGCACATTTGCGCCAGAGGCAGCCGTGGAGGAATTGAAGCGGATTCACGAAGAGGAGGGAATCCGAATTCTCGTCGTTGGATGGCCGCTGTCTCTAGACGGCGAGGAGAATGACTCGACGGCTTTTGTGGACGAGTTCGTCGAGGAGCTTCGGGAGGTCATTTCCGGCGTCGACGTGGTCAGACAGGACGAGCGCTTCAGTTCGGAAATTGCGAAAGGCGCACTTCGAGAAGCAGGCGTCCGCCAACCTGGGCGGTATGACAAGGGCCGAGTCGATGCGGCCGCGGCTGCTGTCATTCTCCAGGATTACCTAGATGCCCGATAA
- a CDS encoding HU family DNA-binding protein, which yields MSDRPETLTKKDVARKVAQLMDEPIYKSEPWVSAVLTALGDLLIEADPERRVELRDFGVFEVKKTKAKPKARNPKTNEPVFIPSRRKTHFRPGKRIQEVLKTPLRELDYDIPEGSADAPDGSSTNHSS from the coding sequence ATGTCCGATCGTCCCGAGACGCTGACAAAAAAAGATGTTGCGCGAAAGGTTGCGCAGCTCATGGATGAGCCCATTTACAAGAGTGAACCCTGGGTGAGTGCCGTGCTCACCGCGCTGGGCGATTTGCTCATCGAGGCAGATCCTGAGCGGCGAGTCGAACTTCGAGACTTTGGCGTCTTCGAGGTGAAGAAGACAAAGGCGAAACCCAAAGCTCGCAATCCGAAGACAAACGAACCGGTATTCATTCCGAGCCGACGGAAAACGCACTTTCGCCCCGGGAAGCGAATCCAGGAGGTTTTGAAGACGCCGCTCCGCGAGCTCGATTACGATATTCCTGAGGGTAGCGCGGATGCGCCAGACGGCAGCTCGACCAACCACTCATCCTGA
- a CDS encoding RelA/SpoT family protein, with amino-acid sequence MIQASAVLRKDDLDMEPQYVEGLENLLAHCRTHLPSVDEDLLRRAFRLSYWAHRDDWRASGERYISHPLEVATIVARDIGLDDLSVAAALLHDVVEDTELSLDFIESEFGETLATVIDGLTKISGVFESRELGQAENVRKLMLSMATDLRVILVKFADRLHNMRTIDALPKKKQLKKAGETLDLFAPLAHRFGLHSIKSELEDLSLKILDPSAYEHIVETISDMAEKRDKFIAAFIEPMEERLDEEGYQFQIYSRVKNVYSIHRKMKRQDKPIDEIYDIFAIRIVLNTDNELDADTREKKGKEDCWRVYSVVTDVYKPLPTRFRDFISNPKGNGYQSLHTTVLGPGGRRVEVQIRTDRMHEVAEKGVAAHWRYKEGRKNVDEEMEQFLEWVRDLLDSPKPEEATEFVEEFRLNLYDEEIYVFTPMGDLMTLPKGATPVDFAFKVHTEVGMQCIGAKVNGKMVPLSRELQSGDQVEIITSKKQHPNPDWENFVQTHKAKSRIRHWKNEKRRKTAEHGREVWEKAAEKAHLEVSDHDLQQYAHDIKFPDLRQLFYEIGAGIYDPQDLIAYIKDGTLASEEEEQHDEESLREQYENFLETAQTSGRQALVIDGEMQRDIKVNYSSCCNPIPGDDVFGFVSKTGSINIHRTNCPNATDLLNNHPHRIQDVDWSHQKDVHFVAALRLMGEDRANMLNDITTVISKNLNTYIRSLTIDSEDGVFEGRVTLHVADLKHLERLKERLKRIDGLYGVYRFEE; translated from the coding sequence ATGATTCAAGCTTCGGCCGTCCTGCGCAAAGACGACCTCGACATGGAGCCGCAATACGTCGAAGGTCTCGAAAACCTGTTGGCGCATTGCCGGACGCACCTCCCCTCAGTCGACGAGGATCTTCTCCGTCGGGCCTTCAGGCTTAGCTACTGGGCACATCGAGACGACTGGCGTGCTTCTGGGGAGCGATACATCAGCCATCCTCTCGAGGTCGCAACGATTGTGGCCCGAGACATCGGGTTGGACGACCTGAGCGTCGCCGCAGCCCTGCTCCACGACGTGGTCGAGGACACGGAGCTCTCTCTTGACTTCATCGAGTCGGAGTTCGGCGAGACGCTCGCAACCGTCATCGACGGTCTGACGAAGATCAGCGGCGTCTTCGAGAGCCGTGAGCTGGGCCAGGCTGAGAATGTCCGGAAGCTGATGCTTTCGATGGCCACGGATCTGCGCGTCATCCTGGTGAAGTTTGCAGACCGTCTGCACAATATGCGGACGATTGATGCCCTGCCGAAGAAGAAGCAACTTAAGAAGGCGGGCGAAACGCTAGACCTCTTCGCTCCGCTCGCGCATCGGTTTGGACTGCACTCCATCAAGAGTGAGCTCGAAGACCTCTCGCTGAAGATTCTCGACCCGTCGGCGTATGAGCACATTGTCGAGACGATCAGCGACATGGCCGAGAAGCGCGACAAGTTTATCGCGGCCTTCATCGAGCCCATGGAGGAGCGGCTGGACGAAGAAGGGTATCAGTTTCAAATCTATAGCCGCGTCAAGAACGTCTATTCGATTCATCGCAAGATGAAGCGGCAGGACAAGCCGATCGATGAGATCTACGACATCTTTGCGATTCGGATTGTGCTGAATACGGACAACGAACTCGACGCTGATACGCGCGAGAAGAAGGGGAAGGAAGATTGCTGGCGCGTGTACTCCGTCGTCACGGATGTGTATAAACCGCTCCCGACGCGTTTCCGCGACTTCATCTCGAACCCGAAAGGCAACGGCTACCAGAGCCTGCACACGACCGTGCTCGGCCCCGGTGGCCGTCGGGTGGAGGTGCAGATTCGTACTGACCGGATGCACGAAGTGGCGGAAAAAGGGGTGGCCGCACACTGGCGCTACAAGGAAGGACGGAAGAACGTCGACGAGGAGATGGAGCAGTTCCTCGAATGGGTCCGGGACTTGCTGGATAGCCCGAAACCGGAGGAAGCGACCGAGTTCGTCGAGGAGTTTCGTCTGAACCTCTACGACGAGGAGATCTACGTCTTCACGCCGATGGGCGATCTGATGACGCTTCCAAAAGGGGCGACGCCGGTCGATTTCGCATTTAAGGTCCACACCGAGGTGGGCATGCAGTGCATCGGGGCGAAAGTGAATGGCAAGATGGTCCCGCTGTCACGCGAACTGCAGAGCGGCGACCAGGTCGAGATCATCACCTCCAAGAAGCAGCATCCGAATCCGGACTGGGAGAACTTCGTCCAGACGCACAAGGCCAAAAGCCGCATCCGGCACTGGAAGAACGAGAAGCGGCGGAAAACGGCGGAGCATGGCCGTGAGGTGTGGGAGAAAGCGGCCGAGAAGGCCCACCTGGAGGTCAGCGACCATGATCTTCAGCAGTACGCGCACGACATCAAGTTCCCGGATCTACGGCAGCTCTTCTATGAGATCGGTGCTGGGATCTACGATCCGCAGGACCTGATTGCCTACATCAAGGACGGAACGCTCGCCTCAGAAGAGGAGGAGCAGCATGACGAGGAGTCGCTGCGCGAGCAGTACGAGAACTTCCTCGAGACGGCACAGACCAGCGGCAGGCAAGCTCTGGTCATTGACGGGGAGATGCAGCGCGACATCAAGGTCAACTACTCCTCGTGCTGCAACCCGATTCCCGGGGATGACGTCTTCGGCTTTGTCAGCAAGACCGGCTCAATTAACATTCACCGGACGAACTGTCCGAATGCGACGGATCTGCTCAACAACCATCCGCATCGGATTCAGGACGTTGACTGGAGTCACCAGAAGGACGTGCACTTCGTCGCGGCGCTGCGGCTCATGGGGGAGGACCGAGCCAATATGCTAAATGACATCACGACGGTTATTTCGAAAAACTTGAACACCTACATTCGTTCGCTGACAATCGATTCCGAAGACGGTGTGTTCGAGGGGCGTGTAACGCTTCACGTGGCGGATCTGAAGCATCTGGAACGCCTCAAGGAACGTCTCAAGCGCATTGACGGCCTCTACGGAGTGTATCGTTTTGAGGAGTAA
- the rplQ gene encoding 50S ribosomal protein L17 has product MRHRKKGKKLGRTSSHRKATLQSLSSALIEHKKIRTTVAKAKALRPFIEPLITRAKDDTEHNRRQVFRRLQNKEAVKELFNEVGVKVGDRPGGYLRVVKLGKRSGDGTEEALVELVDYNDVQPSTASSGKSRTRRGSGKGHRDENEETEEAAAGAA; this is encoded by the coding sequence ATGAGACACCGCAAGAAAGGAAAGAAACTCGGACGCACCAGCTCGCACCGGAAGGCGACACTGCAGTCGCTTTCCAGCGCGCTGATTGAGCACAAGAAGATCCGGACCACCGTTGCCAAGGCGAAGGCGCTCCGTCCCTTCATCGAGCCGCTCATTACCCGAGCCAAGGACGACACGGAGCATAACCGTCGTCAGGTCTTCCGTCGCCTGCAGAACAAGGAGGCCGTCAAGGAGCTCTTCAACGAGGTCGGCGTCAAGGTCGGCGATCGTCCTGGAGGCTACCTCCGCGTCGTGAAGCTGGGCAAGCGTAGTGGAGACGGTACGGAGGAGGCGCTGGTCGAACTCGTCGATTACAACGACGTGCAGCCGTCTACTGCAAGTAGCGGTAAGAGCCGCACACGTCGTGGAAGCGGTAAAGGCCATCGCGATGAAAACGAAGAGACAGAAGAAGCCGCAGCAGGCGCTGCGTGA